In Phycodurus eques isolate BA_2022a chromosome 10, UOR_Pequ_1.1, whole genome shotgun sequence, a genomic segment contains:
- the LOC133408614 gene encoding FYVE, RhoGEF and PH domain-containing protein 5-like isoform X1 encodes MSTDCAHKACVAPKPTPVCQARVTLMSAARGPKPSVAPKPILKLHSREPLLSGFPEGYSNGGLNGVTGLNKEVSDQDGVLSPKPTTRENQRDQEEEMVPKMDEDWRLTDTALTEEVDSLDTLWTSSDRLTMDSEEAVEMIDTTDVTEDMDEDAGEALADTDGLSMGDISVNSVDEEKGAGIKKISLRREELGDTAESLTDDLLSEPSQQAPTSDDVTPCKTLKGHHKNAANLQLSSIEEDHDICFSDQKQISHEAKRHIALEDCQSHEPYYVSPENIIKREMIPNHNKACGVQGSPLSPQRQCGVLAGKYHMSQGQKGPVGYQRSRSVTSEEHKLDALLNRMHCQPNFRLLCNSDTSLSASFAGNQLIVPGKSEFFRHGVGDDATDTDISDDLLYEDPGDDSSEGENVFPLRRTTSEMRSRSMSHHMNSEAGGHLVHGPRFSQKGPVLSSSPMLKVYTKPHYLPLYPTSSTSTPVCAHRDTEGSPCGRFSRFSALSSSGLSTPTSVVDIPPPFELAYITKRPIAKSSPSLLIDVDSPEKNREKKSSIKRFLMLKFRRKVESKPSNLSSSESSTESSHLTTSRLLELDRHSVASSPRLLHHSACQPQASPETAPSFLFYPNATRTGNSVAFLNRSVVRVESFEERSRVPFSPLPLTKPRSISFPNADTSDYENVPAVNSDYENIQVPQWRPVRPRPLGDFFERPTRVLSSANETDGYVDMSSLPGFDVKTKSSVQEAESAYTEAYKVCAIPAGPQSKPISAVNGHTAANEDGGRTSEEEDAGGETNYDRQIDGRSRAFYIAMDLLDTERLHVKALKSLQEDFREAVGSAVGDDGEPVLDEKRLCEVLNELPDVYLLHRTILTELENRTRQWDECQRIADIFLSRKAEFLLFTTYIGHYDRSMNLLEESCRTSAAFAAIVHQFEQQSPSGQTVSLKQQLLQVIVRVAQYRMILTDYLNNLSPDSQEYEDTQAAVVIVADIADQANDSLRHGENLLRLVNIEYSVHGQRDLLQPGRVFVKEGTLMKVSKRSRQPRHLFLMNDMLLYTYPQQDGKYRLKNTLSLTGLKVSKPIIENVQHALRMEGTDISITLSASSFIEREDWFYTLSRAVSEHNRGSVLFNDCSGEARDRLRVTLGEKPPTLVPVSQVMMCMNCTSDFSLTLRRHHCHSCGRIVCRSCSKNRYPLKYMKERLTKVCDHCYNELKKRGEDTCTVPAKSSPRVSRSTRPLSSVFQSIHPPNIWRHRKGMLTFDQMTVSDEGSISGSLHRSKKSKRNWKRLWFLLKDKVLYTYRGQEEKVASESLPLLGFTVKLPDNHQGDDDASNVFQLYHKNTLYYTFKAEDNYTAQRWVNAMEEATVL; translated from the exons ACTGCGCCCACAAGGCCTGTGTCGCTCCAAAGCCAACACCTGTTTGTCAAGCCCGTGTGACGCTAATGTCCGCAGCCAGGGGTCCCAAACCTTCTGTTGCCCCCAAACCTATCCTGAAGCTCCATTCAAGGGAACCTCTCCTATCAGGATTCCCAGAGGGATACAGTAATGGGGGTCTCAATGGAGTGACAGGTCTAAACAAGGAGGTTTCTGACCAAGATGGAGTGTTGTCACCAAAACCAACCACAAGAGAGAACCAACGTGACCAGGAAGAAGAGATGGTTCCGAAGATGGACGAGGACTGGAGACTAACCGACACCGCCCTCACAGAGGAAGTGGACTCCTTGGACACGCTGTGGACCAGCAGCGACCGACTCACCATGGATTCTGAGGAGGCGGTGGAGATGATCGACACCACTGATGTGACGGAGGACATGGACGAGGACGCGGGCGAGGCACTGGCCGATACGGACGGCCTCTCAATGGGAGATATTTCCGTTAACAGCGTGGATGAGGAAAAAGGGGCCGGGATAAAGAAGATCTCGCTGAGGCGAGAAGAGTTGGGCGACACAGCCGAGTCGCTCACTGATGATCTCCTTAGTGAACCCAGCCAACAAGCACCCACTTCTGATGACGTAACCCCCTGTAAAACCCTTAAGGGTCACCACAAAAATGCTGCAAACCTGCAGCTCAGTTCAATTGAGGAAGACCATGACATTTGTTTTAGTGACCAGAAGCAGATCAGTCATGAAGCTAAGAGGCACATTGCTTTGGAGGACTGTCAAAGCCACGAGCCCTATTATGTGTCTCCGGAGAACATTATCAAGCGCGAGATGATCCCAAATCATAATAAAGCTTGTGGTGTACAAGGCAGTCCACTCTCACCCCAGAGGCAATGTGGTGTCTTAGCAGGGAAATACCACATGAGtcaaggccaaaaaggccctgTAGGATACCAGAGGAGTAGGTCTGTTACAAGTGAAGAGCACAAACTGGATGCCTTGTTGAATCGTATGCATTGTCAACCCAATTTCCGTCTGCTCTGCAACTCTGATACCTCACTGTCCGCCTCTTTTGCGGGAAACCAACTGATTGTACCAGGAAAGTCTGAATTCTTCAGGCACGGTGTGGGCGATGACGCCACTGACACAGACATAAGTGATGATCTCCTTTATGAGGATCCAGGAGATGATAGCTCCGAGGGTGAAAATGTGTTCCCTTTGAGGAGGACCACATCGGAAATGCGCTCTCGCTCCATGTCACATCACATGAACAGCGAGGCAGGAGGGCACCTCGTCCATGGACCCAGGTTCAGTCAGAAAGGACCCGTGTTGAGTAGCAGCCCCATGTTGAAGGTCTACACAAAACCTCATTATTTGCCCCTGTACCCTACCTCCTCTACATCCACACCTGTGTGTGCCCACAGAGACACTGAAGGCTCTCCTTGTGGAAGGTTCTCTAGATTCTCAGCTCTGTCATCCAGTGGCCTGTCTACACCTACATCTGTGGTGGacatcccgccgccttttgagCTGGCATACATCACCAAGAGACCCATTGCCAAGAGTTCGCCCTCGCTCCTCATTGACGTAGACTCCCCAGAGAAGAACAGAGAGAAGAAATCCTCTATCAAGCGCTTCCTGATGCTGAAGTTTAGGCGTAAAGTGGAGAGCAAGCCCTCCAACTTGTCCTCGTCTGAGTCCTCAACAGAGTCCAGCCACCTGACAACTAGCAGACTGCTAGAACTGGATAGACATAGCGTTGCTAGTTCTCCGCGGCTCCTCCATCACTCTGCTTGCCAACCTCAAGCGTCACCTGAGACGGCACCCTCCTTCTTGTTCTATCCGAACGCCACAAGAACAGGAAATTCCGTGGCCTTCCTCAATCGCAGCGTGGTGCGGGTGGAGTCTTTCGAGGAGCGCTCCCGTGTGCCTTTCTCGCCCCTGCCCCTAACCAAGCCTCGCTCCATCTCCTTCCCCAATGCAGATACCTCCGACTATGAAAATGTTCCTGCTGTTAACTCGGACTATGAGAATATTCAGGTCCCGCAGTGGAGGCCGGTGCGACCGCGGCCTTTGGGTGACTTCTTTGAGCGTCCCACGCGGGTGCTGTCGTCTGCCAATGAGACGGATGGTTATGTGGACATGAGTAGCCTCCCTGGCTTTGATGTCAAGACCAAGTCCTCTGTACAGGAAGCAGAGAG CGCCTATACAGAAGCCTACAAAGTGTGTGCAATACCTGCTGGTCCACAAAGTAAACCGATTAGTGCTGTCAATGGACACACAGCAGCTAATGAAGATGGCGGACGCACCTCCGAGGAGGAAGACGCAGGTGGCGAAACCAACTATGACAGACAG ATCGATGGTCGATCCCGAGCTTTTTACATCGCAATGGATCTACTGGATACTGAGAGACT ACATGTAAAAGCACTCAAGTCTCTCCAGGAA GACTTTCGGGAAGCAGTGGGGTCCGCAGTTGGGGATGATGGAGAGCctgttttggatgaaaaaagacTTTGTGAGGTTCTCAATGAGCTGCCTGATGTTTACCTCCTACACCGCACAATCCTCACCGAGCTGGAGAATCGAACACGGCAGTG GGATGAGTGCCAGAGGATCGCAGACATCTTCCTCTCCAGGAAGGCAGAGTTCTTGCTCTTTACCACCTACATTGGACACTACGACCGAAGTATGAACCTACTGGAGGAGAGCTGTCGAACCTCAGCTGCCTTTGCGGCCATCGTCCACCAGTTTGAG CAGCAGAGTCCATCTGGCCAAACTGTTTCTCTCAAGCAACAACTCCTGCAGGTGATTGTGCGTGTTGCTCAGTACCGCATGATCCTTACAG ATTACTTGAACAACCTCTCCCCTGATTCGCAAGAATATGAGGACACCCAAG CTGCTGTTGTGATTGTGGCAGACATTGCAGACCAGGCAAATGACAGTTTAAGACACGGG gAGAACTTACTGCGTCTGGTCAACATCGAGTACAGTGTTCACGGCCAGCGGGACCTGCTGCAGCCTGGTCGG GTGTTTGTGAAGGAGGGCACCCTGATGAAGGTCAGCAAGAGGAGTCGACAACCTCGTCACCTGTTTTTG ATGAATGATATGTTACTTTACACTTACCCACAACAGGATGGCAAATACAGACTGAAGAACACTCTGTCACTCACTGGgttgaag GTTAGTAAACCCATTATAGAAAATGTCCAACATGCACTGCGGATGGAGGGAACTGACATCTCCATCACTTTGTCTGCAAG CTCCTTCATTGAAAGGGAGGACTGGTTTTACACTTTGAGTCGCGCTGTGAGTGAACACAACCGAGGGTCTGTGCTATTCAACGACTGCTCAGGGGAG GCCAGAGATCGTCTGCGTGTCACCTTAGGAGAAAAGCCCCCCACGCTTGTTCCAGTGTCCCAAGTGATGATGTGTATGAACTGCACGTCAGACTTCAGCCTGACTCTCCGTAGACATCACTGCCACAGCTGTGGGAGG ATTGTTTGCAGGAGCTGCTCCAAGAACAGATATCCACTCAAGTACATGAAGGAGCGCTTGACCAAAGTGTGTGACCACTGCTACAACGAGCTCAAGAAGAGAG GAGAAGACACGTGCACCGTCCCAGCAAAGAGCAGCCCTCGTGTGAGCCGCTCCACTCGTCCGCTCTCCTCTGTGTTCCAAAGCATCCACCCTCCAAACATTTGGAGGCATCGCAAAGGCATGCTCACCTTCGACCAG ATGACTGTGTCCGATGAGGGCTCCATCAGTGGCAGTCTCCATCGCAGCAAGAAGAGCAAGAGGAACTGGAAGAGACTGTGGTTCCTCCTAAAAGACAAGGTGCTTTACACCTACAGGGGCCAAGAG GAGAAGGTGGCCTCAGAGAGTTTGCCTTTGTTGGGCTTCACGGTGAAGCTACCAGACAACCACCAAGGAGATGATGACGCCTCCAATGTGTTCCAACTTTATCACAAAAACACTTTGTACTACACGTTTAAAGCAGAGGACAACTACACAGCCCAGAG GTGGGTCAACGCCATGGAAGAAGCCACAGTTTTATAG
- the LOC133408614 gene encoding FYVE, RhoGEF and PH domain-containing protein 5-like isoform X3, with translation MSTDCAHKACVAPKPTPVCQARVTLMSAARGPKPSVAPKPILKLHSREPLLSGFPEGYSNGGLNGVTGLNKEVSDQDGVLSPKPTTRENQRDQEEEMVPKMDEDWRLTDTALTEEVDSLDTLWTSSDRLTMDSEEAVEMIDTTDVTEDMDEDAGEALADTDGLSMGDISVNSVDEEKGAGIKKISLRREELGDTAESLTDDLLSEPSQQAPTSDDVTPCKTLKGHHKNAANLQLSSIEEDHDICFSDQKQISHEAKRHIALEDCQSHEPYYVSPENIIKREMIPNHNKACGVQGSPLSPQRQCGVLAGKYHMSQGQKGPVGYQRSRSVTSEEHKLDALLNRMHCQPNFRLLCNSDTSLSASFAGNQLIVPGKSEFFRHGVGDDATDTDISDDLLYEDPGDDSSEGENVFPLRRTTSEMRSRSMSHHMNSEAGGHLVHGPRFSQKGPVLSSSPMLKVYTKPHYLPLYPTSSTSTPVCAHRDTEGSPCGRFSRFSALSSSGLSTPTSVVDIPPPFELAYITKRPIAKSSPSLLIDVDSPEKNREKKSSIKRFLMLKFRRKVESKPSNLSSSESSTESSHLTTSRLLELDRHSVASSPRLLHHSACQPQASPETAPSFLFYPNATRTGNSVAFLNRSVVRVESFEERSRVPFSPLPLTKPRSISFPNADTSDYENVPAVNSDYENIQVPQWRPVRPRPLGDFFERPTRVLSSANETDGYVDMSSLPGFDVKTKSSVQEAESAYTEAYKVCAIPAGPQSKPISAVNGHTAANEDGGRTSEEEDAGGETNYDRQIDGRSRAFYIAMDLLDTERLHVKALKSLQEDFREAVGSAVGDDGEPVLDEKRLCEVLNELPDVYLLHRTILTELENRTRQWDECQRIADIFLSRKAEFLLFTTYIGHYDRSMNLLEESCRTSAAFAAIVHQFEQQSPSGQTVSLKQQLLQVIVRVAQYRMILTDYLNNLSPDSQEYEDTQAAVVIVADIADQANDSLRHGENLLRLVNIEYSVHGQRDLLQPGRVFVKEGTLMKVSKRSRQPRHLFLMNDMLLYTYPQQDGKYRLKNTLSLTGLKVSKPIIENVQHALRMEGTDISITLSASSFIEREDWFYTLSRAVSEHNRGSVLFNDCSGEARDRLRVTLGEKPPTLVPVSQVMMCMNCTSDFSLTLRRHHCHSCGRIVCRSCSKNRYPLKYMKERLTKVCDHCYNELKKRGEDTCTVPAKSSPRVSRSTRPLSSVFQSIHPPNIWRHRKGMLTFDQMTVSDEGSISGSLHRSKKSKRNWKRLWFLLKDKEKVASESLPLLGFTVKLPDNHQGDDDASNVFQLYHKNTLYYTFKAEDNYTAQRWVNAMEEATVL, from the exons ACTGCGCCCACAAGGCCTGTGTCGCTCCAAAGCCAACACCTGTTTGTCAAGCCCGTGTGACGCTAATGTCCGCAGCCAGGGGTCCCAAACCTTCTGTTGCCCCCAAACCTATCCTGAAGCTCCATTCAAGGGAACCTCTCCTATCAGGATTCCCAGAGGGATACAGTAATGGGGGTCTCAATGGAGTGACAGGTCTAAACAAGGAGGTTTCTGACCAAGATGGAGTGTTGTCACCAAAACCAACCACAAGAGAGAACCAACGTGACCAGGAAGAAGAGATGGTTCCGAAGATGGACGAGGACTGGAGACTAACCGACACCGCCCTCACAGAGGAAGTGGACTCCTTGGACACGCTGTGGACCAGCAGCGACCGACTCACCATGGATTCTGAGGAGGCGGTGGAGATGATCGACACCACTGATGTGACGGAGGACATGGACGAGGACGCGGGCGAGGCACTGGCCGATACGGACGGCCTCTCAATGGGAGATATTTCCGTTAACAGCGTGGATGAGGAAAAAGGGGCCGGGATAAAGAAGATCTCGCTGAGGCGAGAAGAGTTGGGCGACACAGCCGAGTCGCTCACTGATGATCTCCTTAGTGAACCCAGCCAACAAGCACCCACTTCTGATGACGTAACCCCCTGTAAAACCCTTAAGGGTCACCACAAAAATGCTGCAAACCTGCAGCTCAGTTCAATTGAGGAAGACCATGACATTTGTTTTAGTGACCAGAAGCAGATCAGTCATGAAGCTAAGAGGCACATTGCTTTGGAGGACTGTCAAAGCCACGAGCCCTATTATGTGTCTCCGGAGAACATTATCAAGCGCGAGATGATCCCAAATCATAATAAAGCTTGTGGTGTACAAGGCAGTCCACTCTCACCCCAGAGGCAATGTGGTGTCTTAGCAGGGAAATACCACATGAGtcaaggccaaaaaggccctgTAGGATACCAGAGGAGTAGGTCTGTTACAAGTGAAGAGCACAAACTGGATGCCTTGTTGAATCGTATGCATTGTCAACCCAATTTCCGTCTGCTCTGCAACTCTGATACCTCACTGTCCGCCTCTTTTGCGGGAAACCAACTGATTGTACCAGGAAAGTCTGAATTCTTCAGGCACGGTGTGGGCGATGACGCCACTGACACAGACATAAGTGATGATCTCCTTTATGAGGATCCAGGAGATGATAGCTCCGAGGGTGAAAATGTGTTCCCTTTGAGGAGGACCACATCGGAAATGCGCTCTCGCTCCATGTCACATCACATGAACAGCGAGGCAGGAGGGCACCTCGTCCATGGACCCAGGTTCAGTCAGAAAGGACCCGTGTTGAGTAGCAGCCCCATGTTGAAGGTCTACACAAAACCTCATTATTTGCCCCTGTACCCTACCTCCTCTACATCCACACCTGTGTGTGCCCACAGAGACACTGAAGGCTCTCCTTGTGGAAGGTTCTCTAGATTCTCAGCTCTGTCATCCAGTGGCCTGTCTACACCTACATCTGTGGTGGacatcccgccgccttttgagCTGGCATACATCACCAAGAGACCCATTGCCAAGAGTTCGCCCTCGCTCCTCATTGACGTAGACTCCCCAGAGAAGAACAGAGAGAAGAAATCCTCTATCAAGCGCTTCCTGATGCTGAAGTTTAGGCGTAAAGTGGAGAGCAAGCCCTCCAACTTGTCCTCGTCTGAGTCCTCAACAGAGTCCAGCCACCTGACAACTAGCAGACTGCTAGAACTGGATAGACATAGCGTTGCTAGTTCTCCGCGGCTCCTCCATCACTCTGCTTGCCAACCTCAAGCGTCACCTGAGACGGCACCCTCCTTCTTGTTCTATCCGAACGCCACAAGAACAGGAAATTCCGTGGCCTTCCTCAATCGCAGCGTGGTGCGGGTGGAGTCTTTCGAGGAGCGCTCCCGTGTGCCTTTCTCGCCCCTGCCCCTAACCAAGCCTCGCTCCATCTCCTTCCCCAATGCAGATACCTCCGACTATGAAAATGTTCCTGCTGTTAACTCGGACTATGAGAATATTCAGGTCCCGCAGTGGAGGCCGGTGCGACCGCGGCCTTTGGGTGACTTCTTTGAGCGTCCCACGCGGGTGCTGTCGTCTGCCAATGAGACGGATGGTTATGTGGACATGAGTAGCCTCCCTGGCTTTGATGTCAAGACCAAGTCCTCTGTACAGGAAGCAGAGAG CGCCTATACAGAAGCCTACAAAGTGTGTGCAATACCTGCTGGTCCACAAAGTAAACCGATTAGTGCTGTCAATGGACACACAGCAGCTAATGAAGATGGCGGACGCACCTCCGAGGAGGAAGACGCAGGTGGCGAAACCAACTATGACAGACAG ATCGATGGTCGATCCCGAGCTTTTTACATCGCAATGGATCTACTGGATACTGAGAGACT ACATGTAAAAGCACTCAAGTCTCTCCAGGAA GACTTTCGGGAAGCAGTGGGGTCCGCAGTTGGGGATGATGGAGAGCctgttttggatgaaaaaagacTTTGTGAGGTTCTCAATGAGCTGCCTGATGTTTACCTCCTACACCGCACAATCCTCACCGAGCTGGAGAATCGAACACGGCAGTG GGATGAGTGCCAGAGGATCGCAGACATCTTCCTCTCCAGGAAGGCAGAGTTCTTGCTCTTTACCACCTACATTGGACACTACGACCGAAGTATGAACCTACTGGAGGAGAGCTGTCGAACCTCAGCTGCCTTTGCGGCCATCGTCCACCAGTTTGAG CAGCAGAGTCCATCTGGCCAAACTGTTTCTCTCAAGCAACAACTCCTGCAGGTGATTGTGCGTGTTGCTCAGTACCGCATGATCCTTACAG ATTACTTGAACAACCTCTCCCCTGATTCGCAAGAATATGAGGACACCCAAG CTGCTGTTGTGATTGTGGCAGACATTGCAGACCAGGCAAATGACAGTTTAAGACACGGG gAGAACTTACTGCGTCTGGTCAACATCGAGTACAGTGTTCACGGCCAGCGGGACCTGCTGCAGCCTGGTCGG GTGTTTGTGAAGGAGGGCACCCTGATGAAGGTCAGCAAGAGGAGTCGACAACCTCGTCACCTGTTTTTG ATGAATGATATGTTACTTTACACTTACCCACAACAGGATGGCAAATACAGACTGAAGAACACTCTGTCACTCACTGGgttgaag GTTAGTAAACCCATTATAGAAAATGTCCAACATGCACTGCGGATGGAGGGAACTGACATCTCCATCACTTTGTCTGCAAG CTCCTTCATTGAAAGGGAGGACTGGTTTTACACTTTGAGTCGCGCTGTGAGTGAACACAACCGAGGGTCTGTGCTATTCAACGACTGCTCAGGGGAG GCCAGAGATCGTCTGCGTGTCACCTTAGGAGAAAAGCCCCCCACGCTTGTTCCAGTGTCCCAAGTGATGATGTGTATGAACTGCACGTCAGACTTCAGCCTGACTCTCCGTAGACATCACTGCCACAGCTGTGGGAGG ATTGTTTGCAGGAGCTGCTCCAAGAACAGATATCCACTCAAGTACATGAAGGAGCGCTTGACCAAAGTGTGTGACCACTGCTACAACGAGCTCAAGAAGAGAG GAGAAGACACGTGCACCGTCCCAGCAAAGAGCAGCCCTCGTGTGAGCCGCTCCACTCGTCCGCTCTCCTCTGTGTTCCAAAGCATCCACCCTCCAAACATTTGGAGGCATCGCAAAGGCATGCTCACCTTCGACCAG ATGACTGTGTCCGATGAGGGCTCCATCAGTGGCAGTCTCCATCGCAGCAAGAAGAGCAAGAGGAACTGGAAGAGACTGTGGTTCCTCCTAAAAGACAAG GAGAAGGTGGCCTCAGAGAGTTTGCCTTTGTTGGGCTTCACGGTGAAGCTACCAGACAACCACCAAGGAGATGATGACGCCTCCAATGTGTTCCAACTTTATCACAAAAACACTTTGTACTACACGTTTAAAGCAGAGGACAACTACACAGCCCAGAG GTGGGTCAACGCCATGGAAGAAGCCACAGTTTTATAG